A window of the Anomalospiza imberbis isolate Cuckoo-Finch-1a 21T00152 chromosome 34, ASM3175350v1, whole genome shotgun sequence genome harbors these coding sequences:
- the LOC137464014 gene encoding olfactory receptor 14J1-like produces the protein DLGSICTTVPKAMHNSLWNTSTISYTGCAAQLFFFVFFMSAEYSLLTIMCYDRYVSICKPLHYGTLLGSRACAHMAAAAWASAFLYSLLHTANTFSLPLCHGNALGQFFCEIPHILKLSCSTSHLRELGLLAVSACLGLGCFVFIVFSYVQIFRAVLRIPSEQGRHKAFSTCLPHLAVVSLFISTGAFSYLKPPSMSSPSLDLSVSVLYSVVPPALNPLIYSLRNQELKAEVWTLMTGWFQEH, from the coding sequence gacctgggctccatctgcaccactgtccccaaagccatgcacaattccctctggaacaccagcaccatctcctacacaggatgtgctgctcagctctttttctttgtgttcttcATGTCTGCAGAGtattccctcctgaccatcatgtgctacgaccgctacgtgtccatctgcaaacccctgcactacgggaccctcctgggcagcagagcttgtgcccacatggcagcagctgcctgggccagtgcctttctctattcactgctgcacacggccaatacattttccctgcccctgtgccatggaaatgccctgggccagttcttctgtgaaatcccacacatcctcaagctctcctgctccacatcccacctcagggaacttgggcttcttgcagttagtgcctgtttgggacttggctgttttgtgttcattgttttctcctatgtgcagatcttcagggccgtgctgaggatcccctctgagcagggacggcacaaagccttttccacctgcctccctcacctggctgtggtctccctgtttATCAGCACTGGGGCATTttcctacctgaagcccccctccatgtcctccccatccctggatctgtcagtgtcagttctgtactcagtggtgcctccagccctgaaccccctcatctacagcctgaggaaccaggagctcaaagCTGaagtgtggacactgatgactggatggtttcaggaacattaa